A genomic window from Sanguibacter antarcticus includes:
- the rplP gene encoding 50S ribosomal protein L16 yields the protein MLIPRRLKHRKQHHPGRSGAATGGTVISFGDYGIQALEPAYVTNRQIEAARIAMTRHIKRGGKVWINIYPDRPLTKKPAETRMGSGKGSPEWWIANVKPGRIVFELAGVPEDLAREAMRRAIHKLPMKCRFVVREGGGN from the coding sequence ATGCTGATTCCGCGCAGGCTCAAGCACCGCAAGCAGCACCACCCTGGGCGCTCCGGCGCCGCAACGGGTGGGACCGTGATCTCGTTCGGTGACTACGGAATCCAGGCTCTCGAGCCGGCTTACGTCACGAACCGCCAGATCGAGGCTGCTCGTATCGCAATGACCCGCCACATCAAGCGTGGCGGCAAGGTCTGGATCAACATCTATCCAGACCGCCCGCTGACCAAGAAGCCAGCGGAAACCCGAATGGGATCCGGTAAGGGTTCCCCCGAGTGGTGGATCGCCAACGTCAAGCCCGGACGCATCGTCTTCGAGCTTGCCGGTGTTCCCGAGGACCTGGCCCGTGAGGCCATGCGCCGCGCGATCCACAAGCTCCCGATGAAGTGCCGGTTCGTGGTACGCGAGGGTGGTGGCAACTGA